TAACTCATCCAGAACTAAAATACTATTCTTGATTTCTGTCAAAGCAGATAATTCTGAACTTTGAGAACGACTTGTCCTGACGATGCTTCCTCCAAACTTCTTAGCCATTGACTACCTCCTTTTGCAAAATCTCCTTAGCTAATGCCTCATAATCTTCCGCTCCATAGCTTTTAGGCGCATGAGCAAACACATCCTTCCCTTCGAAAGAAGCTTCCTGCAAAGCAACATTTCTTCTTATCACAGTCTCAAAAACAGGCAAGTCGTCAAATGTCTCGCTAACCAACTGCTGAACATACTTCTGTATCGCCAGCCTGTTATCCACCATCGTAAAAAGTATCCCCTCGATCTTCAAATCTTCATTCATGTCATGCTGAGCATCCTTAATCAACTCAAACATCCTATCAAGCCCGGAACTTGCAAATTTAGTTGGTTCCACAGCCACTATGACACTATCAGAAGCTATGATGGCATTCTGAGACAAAATATTCAAGCTTGGAGGACAATCGATAATCACATAATCATATTCATTTCGAACAGGCGCAAGCGCTCTTTTTAGTCGAGCGATTCCTGACATCACATTCACCAATGAAGACTCCGCTTCTATCAAGTCAATGCCAGATGGCACCAAAAACAAACCTTCGTCCACAACCTGGACAGGTAGCAGTTTTCCATCCACAAGCGCATTTATCAATTGATCCGACGGGTTTTCAAATCCAAAATTCTGAGAAAGATTTCCCTGCGGATCTATATCTATCATCAACACTTTATGTCCACTCAAAGCCAATGCCTTGGACAAGTTAACAGCTGTCGTGGTTTTGCCCACACCTCCCTTATGATTGATTATCGAAATTACCTTTTTCATCTTTCCAGATTTTCTATGAAATTATCGTTGGACATACTCAAAAAATTAATCCGCTGAAAGTTATCAATGATTTTATGATTTAAAAAAAATAAGCGATACGATCCTTCTAAAAACTTCATAATATTTGCTGTATACCCACTCATATATTTTTTAAAATGGTTCCTCACCACCTCCTTGTTCAATAGACTTGTTGTCTTCCCACCATGCATCAATATCAAGCCATTTTCGATCTTCAGAAGTTCCATAATTTCGAATGAGAAAAGTTCCATAAAAATTCCAACATTTTTGCGAAGCTTTATCGCGTAGCTCTATCAACTCTTGTAATGATTTTCGTTCTTCCAAATTGCCATGCTCCTGAACCCAATCCACATACTTTTTCTTAAATTCCATTCCAAAATTAGTTACGTATTCTTTTCGAATGTCCAAGTAGTATTGATTATATAATTCAGACTTCACAGAAGCTCTTTGCTCCTCCAATTTCTTCCTTTCTATTCGAGCCAAACGAGCGATTTCCTCCTCTCTAGTTTCACTGTTCTTTTCCAATCCATCACTCTTTTCCTGCATAGGAATCATTTCTTCCATGCCCCTTACAGCTTCATTAATATGATAACCGCTCTTTATTTGCATTTCTATAGGCATTCCAAGCATTTTCTCATTAAACCCACTGTTTGTGTTGGGAGAAATCAAAAACACGATATCGGTGATTCTACGACCTGTCTTTAACACTTCATAAGCTACATGTATGTCCGAATACTCATTGATTTCTTTCAAGCTCTTCTCTATGACTTCTCTACGCAAGTCTTGCCATCGCTTATGCTTATG
The Aureibacter tunicatorum DNA segment above includes these coding regions:
- a CDS encoding ParA family protein, giving the protein MKKVISIINHKGGVGKTTTAVNLSKALALSGHKVLMIDIDPQGNLSQNFGFENPSDQLINALVDGKLLPVQVVDEGLFLVPSGIDLIEAESSLVNVMSGIARLKRALAPVRNEYDYVIIDCPPSLNILSQNAIIASDSVIVAVEPTKFASSGLDRMFELIKDAQHDMNEDLKIEGILFTMVDNRLAIQKYVQQLVSETFDDLPVFETVIRRNVALQEASFEGKDVFAHAPKSYGAEDYEALAKEILQKEVVNG
- a CDS encoding replication initiation protein gives rise to the protein MTLILSPNMLDYKIIKSNKYINSKQSNISINAQKILVFAMAMIKPEDTEFMDIQIPVRLILGKGDQVLQGYDYKKVKEAASELMDLRIEIERSDGRWKKINFVSTSEGQDGAPFIKFRFNDAAKPYLLNLRDNYTQYVLKYVNNFKTNFSFRIYEICRQYLKIGKREISVDRFRMLLNLEHKHKRWQDLRREVIEKSLKEINEYSDIHVAYEVLKTGRRITDIVFLISPNTNSGFNEKMLGMPIEMQIKSGYHINEAVRGMEEMIPMQEKSDGLEKNSETREEEIARLARIERKKLEEQRASVKSELYNQYYLDIRKEYVTNFGMEFKKKYVDWVQEHGNLEERKSLQELIELRDKASQKCWNFYGTFLIRNYGTSEDRKWLDIDAWWEDNKSIEQGGGEEPF